A window from Culex pipiens pallens isolate TS chromosome 3, TS_CPP_V2, whole genome shotgun sequence encodes these proteins:
- the LOC120419519 gene encoding BTB/POZ domain-containing protein 6-like — MAQKPFAYDLCLEDRLEQLVNSEYTADVFFKVGEAGEPMFAHKNVITTASEVLYAQLNGQFHDAISNSRDNPIAVKEISPVVFLEILRFMYCERVNFTDEIFVELYYAAKKYLLSKLVDVCDKYIEGEIKEDNVLKIFNDNRRYEFDDINTVCLRVICDNPLECFEQERFLKMEKSSLKLILDSPKINCLEDHLENATQRWLEGNENGQTASKDFFYLAVRRSGRELLCQKLYAFSAFRYADEILTDMFVDVYESFNLYGFGIFIGTKSKNINAVNLYVKIIAEDGNHELDEKTTVPVNGELYIFEMFFKKITLQKDKRYQIVVHLDGDVEPLSDMFHLDYFQPVGNTWNTLMMLTYTTDIKQNCLAHMLYSKQ; from the coding sequence ATGGCGCAGAAACCCTTCGCGTACGATCTGTGCCTGGAGGATCGCCTGGAGCAGCTGGTCAACAGCGAGTACACCGCGGACGTGTTCTTCAAGGTGGGCGAAGCCGGCGAGCCAATGTTTGCCCACAAGAACGTAATCACGACGGCCAGCGAGGTGCTGTACGCCCAACTCAACGGCCAGTTCCACGATGCCATCAGCAACAGCCGCGACAATCCGATCGCGGTCAAGGAAATCAGTCCGGTggtatttttggagattttACGCTTCATGTACTGCGAAAGGGTTAATTTCACCGATGAAATCTTCGTGGAGCTGTACTATGCCGCCAAGAAGTACCTGCTGTCCAAGCTGGTCGATGTTTGCGACAAGTACATCGAGGGTGAGATCAAGGAGGATAATGTGCTGAAGATCTTCAACGACAATCGACGGTACGAGTTTGACGACATCAATACCGTCTGTTTGCGCGTGATTTGCGACAACCCGTTGGAGTGTTTCGAGCAGGAACGGTTTCTGAAAATGGAGAAAAGTTCGCTGAAGTTGATACTGGACAGTCCGAAGATCAACTGCCTCGAAGACCATCTGGAAAATGCCACTCAAAGATGGTTGGAGGGCAACGAAAACGGACAAACGGCTTCCAAGGATTTCTTCTATTTGGCTGTGAGACGAAGCGGTCGGGAATTGCTTTGTCAAaaattgtatgcattttcagcGTTTCGCTATGCTGATGAAATTTTGACGGATATGTTCGTCGATGTTTATGAGAGTTTCAATTTGTACGGGTTCGGAATTTTCATTGGAACcaaatccaaaaacataaacGCAGTTAATTTGTACGTGAAAATCATAGCTGAAGACGGCAATCATGAATTAGATGAGAAGACGACAGTTCCAGTGAACGGAGAGTTGTatatatttgaaatgtttttcaaaaagataaCATTGCAAAAAGATAAACGATATCAAATCGTCGTTCATTTGGATGGAGATGTAGAGCCACTCTCAGATATGTTTCATCTAGATTACTTTCAACCTGTTGGAAACACATGGAATACGCTGATGATGTTGACTTACACAACCGATATCAAGCAGAATTGCTTGGCTCACATGCTTTACAGTAAACAATAA